One genomic window of Sporocytophaga myxococcoides DSM 11118 includes the following:
- a CDS encoding PA14 domain-containing protein produces MKHIYSKTMLLLCIAFSTSLKLSAQQRGNTEQLGRAKDFIEKLKQNQTAQKNVRSGDQSFPLGNDGKLNANLKTFQDDDEVTIYTGGIVGVKLSNVVIEIKEGKVSGTIINTEKKTAFRYSTNQNDEVILKEEDIDKVICVDFKKARANKNKRALSATSSVPADITKLHSNINAPTTVYLDFDGEYVVCPDWNQGNPIDAMPSNLSPEDIYTIWSIVAEDFSPFNVDITTDRAYYDSKPFGVKHMNIFTPTTTASPEDGGVAQLNSFTRNYFCPSWSFNLTVKAAGETASHEIGHTLGLAHDGLLSPKYDYYWGQGIWAPIMGAAFDKAVSQWSRGQYTSASNLQDDLSIIARPLNKMGYKMDDFGNNIYNAYTLRYISTAGGNIGVIDQKGIIAQNNDTDMFKFTTNGGSIYLNIKAASPQYGIPVANLDISVELLNSSGTLISGANQPTGMDALINGTLPAGTYYLKIEGTGNGNPYADGYSDYGSIGTYNITGTIYGAVLYQLLADIRYPIEGSELISPASINIKPDLSSPTPVIKVEYFDNGVKIGESVTTSSSHNLTFVPAEGAHSIYVKAYNSGGQVTTSPTVNFKVYPKLTPVADNGNKQSDLIYEYHEATYTALPNFNTIIPLYKGTSYGIDLTDLPTRADNFAIRFTGYIYVYYDMLYKFSLTSDDGSKLYLGSKLLINNDGNHAAKEVTAKVALSPGLYPITVEYYEATASQTLTLKAFNDYDGQEAYMEFYHDDIIPKLGPPVANKMVSGVKYEYNEGSYNQLPDFNLLSFKSTGPIQDFNLGIPGRTLDNFAVRYTAIINLPYTGEYKFFTNSDDGSKLYIDDILVVSNDGTHAPVERNGSIWLWRGKHKIRVEYFEKTSSGETLTVSYSGPGVYKQVIPTTVLSRMPVTGEQVAYFNELPIVPGGIILAENYDQGGEGYAYHDSTAGNQFNLFRNDGVDVNINPLTSNDYLVSGIQDREWIEYTVNAYKSGPVNINVICSSGNGTSKIHFERNGVAITPTINIPAITNGQPWQTVTIPNINFNAGEQIIRIFFDKGGFKLDYIQTQDATATRADNSESTGETRNIQAIAYPNPFDDQLNIDLTGFENVKELKIFSINGTEIWKTSNGELKSNLYTFREALPSGMYVLEIISDNKVSHSTIIKK; encoded by the coding sequence ATGAAACACATCTATTCCAAAACAATGCTATTGCTTTGCATTGCATTTTCCACAAGTCTTAAGCTCTCTGCCCAGCAGCGAGGGAATACTGAACAACTTGGCAGGGCAAAAGATTTTATTGAAAAATTAAAACAAAATCAGACTGCTCAAAAGAATGTCAGAAGCGGAGACCAATCATTTCCATTGGGTAATGATGGAAAACTCAATGCCAACCTTAAAACCTTCCAAGATGATGATGAAGTAACAATTTATACCGGAGGGATAGTTGGAGTCAAATTATCTAATGTTGTGATAGAAATTAAGGAAGGAAAAGTTTCAGGGACAATCATTAACACTGAAAAAAAAACAGCATTCCGATATAGTACCAACCAAAATGACGAAGTAATTCTGAAGGAAGAAGACATTGACAAAGTAATATGTGTTGATTTTAAAAAAGCACGAGCGAACAAAAACAAAAGAGCATTGAGTGCTACATCCAGTGTCCCTGCAGATATCACCAAACTACATAGCAACATCAATGCTCCAACAACGGTCTATCTGGATTTTGATGGAGAATATGTTGTTTGTCCTGACTGGAATCAAGGAAATCCTATTGATGCAATGCCGTCAAACCTGAGCCCGGAGGACATCTATACGATATGGAGCATTGTTGCAGAAGATTTTTCCCCATTCAATGTAGACATAACAACAGACAGAGCCTATTACGACTCCAAACCTTTTGGGGTAAAACATATGAATATTTTTACTCCCACAACTACAGCCTCTCCGGAAGATGGTGGTGTTGCTCAATTAAACTCATTTACCAGAAATTACTTCTGCCCATCCTGGTCATTCAACCTTACTGTTAAAGCAGCGGGCGAAACAGCCTCTCACGAAATTGGTCATACTCTTGGCCTCGCACATGATGGACTTTTAAGTCCCAAATATGATTATTACTGGGGCCAGGGAATATGGGCACCAATTATGGGAGCCGCTTTTGATAAGGCAGTATCACAATGGTCGAGGGGACAATACACCAGTGCCAGTAACCTTCAGGATGATTTATCTATTATAGCCAGACCGCTGAATAAGATGGGATACAAAATGGATGATTTTGGTAATAACATTTATAATGCATATACCCTCAGATATATCTCAACTGCCGGAGGGAATATAGGGGTTATTGATCAAAAAGGAATCATCGCCCAAAATAATGATACCGACATGTTTAAATTTACAACCAATGGAGGGAGCATTTATTTAAATATTAAAGCCGCATCGCCCCAATATGGCATTCCTGTGGCAAACCTGGATATAAGTGTAGAACTTCTTAATTCCTCCGGAACTCTTATATCAGGAGCTAATCAGCCCACAGGCATGGATGCTCTGATTAATGGAACCTTACCCGCAGGGACGTATTATCTCAAAATTGAAGGAACAGGTAATGGAAATCCATATGCCGATGGTTATTCAGATTACGGATCTATAGGAACATACAATATTACAGGTACAATATATGGGGCAGTACTATACCAATTGCTTGCAGATATAAGATATCCCATAGAGGGAAGCGAATTGATAAGTCCTGCCTCAATAAATATAAAGCCGGATTTATCTTCACCCACTCCAGTGATAAAAGTAGAATATTTTGACAATGGAGTTAAAATAGGTGAAAGCGTCACAACAAGCAGCAGCCATAACCTAACCTTTGTCCCAGCCGAGGGAGCTCATAGCATATATGTAAAAGCATACAATTCAGGAGGGCAGGTAACAACTTCTCCAACTGTTAACTTTAAAGTTTATCCAAAACTAACACCAGTTGCTGACAATGGGAATAAACAGTCTGACCTTATCTATGAATATCACGAAGCCACATATACTGCTCTTCCAAACTTCAATACAATCATCCCTTTGTATAAAGGAACAAGTTATGGAATAGATCTTACAGATTTACCTACCAGGGCTGATAATTTTGCAATTCGTTTTACAGGATATATATATGTTTATTACGACATGTTATATAAGTTTTCCCTTACTTCAGATGATGGCTCAAAATTGTATCTGGGAAGCAAACTTCTGATTAACAATGATGGAAACCACGCGGCAAAAGAAGTAACAGCGAAAGTCGCACTTAGTCCGGGACTTTATCCTATAACCGTTGAATATTATGAGGCTACTGCCAGCCAAACCCTTACACTTAAAGCATTTAACGATTACGATGGCCAGGAAGCATATATGGAATTTTATCATGATGATATCATTCCGAAATTGGGTCCCCCTGTTGCAAATAAAATGGTTTCTGGAGTAAAATATGAATATAATGAAGGCTCATATAATCAGCTTCCGGATTTTAACCTGTTATCATTTAAAAGTACCGGACCAATACAAGATTTTAATCTCGGCATCCCGGGAAGAACTTTAGATAATTTTGCGGTAAGATATACTGCCATCATTAACCTGCCATACACAGGAGAATATAAATTCTTTACAAATTCTGACGACGGATCAAAATTATATATAGATGATATCCTCGTTGTTTCAAACGATGGCACTCATGCGCCAGTTGAAAGAAACGGAAGTATATGGCTATGGAGAGGTAAACATAAAATACGAGTTGAATATTTTGAAAAAACTTCCAGTGGTGAAACCCTTACCGTTTCATATTCAGGACCTGGGGTCTACAAACAGGTTATCCCGACAACAGTCCTAAGCAGAATGCCTGTTACAGGTGAACAAGTAGCCTATTTTAATGAATTACCAATTGTTCCCGGAGGAATCATTCTTGCAGAAAATTATGACCAGGGAGGAGAAGGTTACGCATATCACGATAGTACAGCCGGAAATCAATTTAACCTATTTAGAAATGATGGAGTAGACGTCAATATAAATCCATTGACGTCCAATGATTATCTCGTAAGCGGAATACAAGACAGGGAATGGATCGAATATACAGTTAATGCATATAAAAGCGGACCTGTAAATATCAATGTTATTTGCTCATCTGGAAATGGAACAAGTAAAATCCATTTTGAAAGAAATGGTGTTGCCATTACTCCAACAATAAATATTCCGGCTATAACCAACGGTCAGCCTTGGCAGACAGTTACTATACCTAATATTAACTTCAATGCAGGAGAACAGATAATCAGAATTTTCTTTGACAAAGGAGGTTTTAAGTTAGATTACATACAAACCCAGGATGCAACAGCTACCAGAGCTGATAACTCAGAGTCTACAGGGGAAACAAGAAACATCCAGGCGATTGCTTATCCAAACCCCTTTGATGATCAACTGAATATAGACCTGACAGGTTTTGAAAATGTGAAAGAATTAAAGATATTTTCTATCAATGGTACTGAGATCTGGAAAACTTCTAATGGAGAATTAAAGTCAAATCTCTATACTTTCAGAGAAGCACTTCCATCAGGAATGTATGTCTTAGAAATTATATCTGACAATAAAGTTTCTCATTCGACTATCATCAAAAAATAA
- a CDS encoding PA14 domain-containing protein — MKQQYIKSIFFFLSLLTGSLSLKAQDVGAENINNINDFLKSLRAHSNQSKLRKSPEPFKLNNEGSLTSNLKAFGNNANLEIYSGKVLGEEHSNVVLEVNNNKVTGTIILSDKKTAYKYRTDDAGSVILEKTPINKIICVSSSKAPVHKSKRATAVSTPSTIFHSNINAPATIYLDFDGEYVVSPSWNGGQPINALPSGLTADDIKVVMNIVAEDYAPFNVDVTNDRAYYDSKPFGAKHMNIITPTRVDNDGSGGVARIGSFTWKFFCPSWTYHLTPKGAAEAATHEVGHTLGLEHDGGSNPISGAYVEHFPGHNNWGPIMGGALTKDIVQFSKGEYLSANNIQDDLKTISHPGNNMGYKPDDYGNTTVTANALRATRALGQYTVNQKGMITKSTDVDVLKFTTDGGILSLTISTTAPLSGYPIANLDIKADLLNSAGTVIATSNPPGMNASLDIELTPGTYYLRIDGVGSGNPLTDGYSDYGSIGNYLIRGIVPPISQNPFIANIAYPENGTTILDKDVVTITTDIYSASAVSLVEYFENNIKIGQSNGSNGSHSLSISTFSDGQHTIYIRATNLNGQVVNSAYTTFYYYKKLIAEQDTLNKKKYILYDYYEGNYTVLPNFNNLTPVFSGITYSGPDLSIIPSRADNFAVKFTGYIKINGPSLYKFTLLSDDGSRLFIGSKLVIDNDGHSGLRSVYEKVSLESGYYPIVVEYIEATGSQGLNLKITDDYSNNEIYPEYYHKDIVLAPEIFKDNKLLSGAKYEYHEGSYDMLPANFNNLSYKSTGIISNFGLGIYNRASDNFAVRFSSYIEFPLSGQYKFFTSSDDGTKLYVDGNLVVINDGTHGTIEKTGNIWLEDGKHYITVEYFEKTGGESLSVSYSGPGIYKQVIPTSELLRDPVNGEQVSWSPYPVLIPSYIEAEAYDQGGEGLAYHDLTSGNQFNTFRNDGVDVQEIYTYERWVDGIQDNEWLKYSVTSTITGYVNIELKCSSSNGNGKLHFEKGNTSITPIVNIPVIASTATQIVTINNVYLTQGEQVLKLYFDKGGFRIDNIYFKAITPTRANLTPSTLAAASKSTVLAFPNPFESEINFDLSNYKTVQKITMTNLNGVIVWTASEDELNKNLFIFNKEVPAGIYVVEILADNTIDHFTILKK, encoded by the coding sequence ATGAAACAGCAATACATAAAATCAATTTTCTTTTTCCTCTCTTTGCTGACTGGAAGTCTTTCTCTGAAAGCACAAGACGTAGGAGCTGAAAATATCAATAATATCAATGACTTTCTCAAAAGCTTGAGAGCACATAGCAATCAATCAAAGCTAAGAAAGAGTCCAGAACCATTTAAACTTAACAATGAAGGTTCATTAACTTCCAATCTGAAAGCTTTTGGTAATAACGCAAACCTTGAAATTTATTCCGGAAAGGTTTTAGGAGAAGAACATTCAAATGTAGTATTGGAAGTAAATAACAACAAGGTAACCGGCACAATCATTTTATCAGATAAAAAAACAGCCTACAAATATAGAACTGATGATGCAGGCTCCGTCATTCTGGAAAAAACTCCTATTAATAAAATCATTTGTGTAAGTTCTTCAAAAGCTCCTGTTCACAAATCTAAGCGAGCAACAGCAGTATCAACTCCCAGTACTATTTTCCACAGTAATATCAACGCTCCCGCTACCATTTACCTGGATTTTGATGGAGAATATGTTGTAAGCCCATCCTGGAATGGAGGACAACCTATTAATGCCTTACCTTCCGGTCTCACTGCGGATGACATTAAAGTGGTCATGAATATTGTTGCAGAAGATTATGCTCCCTTCAATGTAGATGTTACGAATGACCGAGCCTATTATGACTCCAAACCTTTTGGAGCAAAACATATGAATATCATCACTCCTACAAGAGTTGATAACGATGGCTCCGGAGGCGTTGCCAGGATAGGATCATTTACTTGGAAATTTTTCTGTCCTTCATGGACATATCATCTCACTCCCAAAGGTGCTGCTGAAGCAGCCACCCACGAGGTAGGTCACACCTTGGGACTTGAACATGACGGTGGTTCAAACCCTATTAGCGGCGCATATGTAGAACACTTTCCCGGGCATAATAATTGGGGTCCGATAATGGGAGGTGCCCTGACCAAAGACATTGTCCAATTCTCAAAAGGGGAATACCTATCTGCTAATAACATCCAGGATGATCTAAAAACCATCAGTCATCCTGGAAACAATATGGGATATAAACCCGATGATTATGGAAATACTACAGTTACAGCCAATGCTTTAAGAGCAACCAGAGCACTGGGCCAATATACAGTTAATCAAAAAGGGATGATTACCAAAAGCACAGATGTTGATGTTCTAAAATTTACAACAGACGGGGGAATATTGTCTTTAACCATATCAACAACCGCCCCCCTTTCTGGATATCCGATTGCCAACCTTGACATAAAGGCAGACCTGCTCAATTCAGCAGGAACAGTCATAGCCACATCAAATCCGCCCGGTATGAATGCATCCCTAGATATAGAACTAACGCCCGGAACATATTATCTGAGAATAGATGGTGTAGGCTCAGGAAATCCGCTGACTGATGGCTACTCCGATTACGGATCAATAGGCAATTACCTGATAAGAGGCATTGTCCCTCCTATTAGCCAAAATCCGTTCATTGCAAATATTGCGTATCCTGAAAACGGAACAACGATTTTAGACAAGGATGTAGTAACAATAACAACAGACATATACTCTGCATCAGCTGTTTCATTAGTGGAATACTTTGAAAACAACATTAAGATCGGACAGTCAAATGGAAGTAATGGAAGTCATTCACTTTCTATTTCAACATTCTCTGATGGTCAGCATACCATTTACATAAGAGCAACTAATTTAAATGGACAAGTTGTTAATTCCGCATATACAACTTTTTACTATTACAAAAAGCTTATCGCGGAACAGGATACTCTAAACAAAAAAAAATATATTCTTTATGATTATTATGAAGGAAACTATACTGTGTTACCCAACTTTAATAATTTAACTCCTGTTTTCAGTGGCATTACTTATAGCGGCCCAGACCTGAGTATCATACCTTCCCGAGCGGATAATTTTGCAGTAAAATTTACCGGATATATAAAAATTAATGGTCCTTCTTTATATAAATTCACTCTTTTATCTGATGATGGGTCAAGATTATTTATAGGGAGTAAACTTGTCATAGACAATGACGGACATTCCGGTTTGAGATCGGTCTATGAGAAAGTTTCTCTTGAAAGCGGGTACTACCCTATTGTTGTCGAATATATTGAGGCAACAGGATCTCAAGGACTTAACCTCAAGATAACAGATGATTATAGCAATAATGAAATATATCCTGAATATTATCATAAGGATATAGTACTAGCTCCTGAGATATTCAAAGACAACAAACTTCTGTCAGGAGCTAAATATGAATATCATGAAGGAAGTTATGATATGCTCCCTGCAAATTTCAATAATCTTTCATATAAAAGCACAGGCATTATTTCTAACTTTGGTCTGGGAATATATAATAGAGCATCAGATAATTTTGCAGTAAGATTTTCTTCTTATATAGAATTTCCGCTTTCAGGACAATACAAATTCTTTACAAGTTCTGATGATGGAACTAAACTATACGTGGATGGAAATCTTGTTGTCATAAATGACGGAACACATGGAACAATTGAGAAAACAGGTAATATTTGGCTGGAAGACGGGAAACATTATATAACAGTAGAATATTTTGAAAAAACAGGTGGGGAAAGCCTCTCTGTCTCTTATTCAGGACCTGGAATTTATAAACAGGTGATCCCAACCAGCGAGCTACTCAGAGACCCAGTGAACGGAGAACAAGTATCCTGGTCACCTTATCCTGTTCTGATACCCAGTTATATAGAAGCAGAAGCTTATGACCAGGGTGGTGAAGGTCTTGCTTATCACGACCTAACGTCTGGAAATCAGTTCAATACATTTAGAAACGATGGCGTCGATGTGCAGGAAATATATACATATGAAAGATGGGTAGACGGAATTCAGGATAATGAATGGCTGAAATATTCTGTAACTTCTACTATCACAGGGTATGTAAACATTGAGCTTAAATGTTCTTCAAGTAATGGTAACGGGAAACTGCATTTCGAAAAGGGCAATACATCAATTACCCCTATAGTAAACATCCCAGTTATAGCAAGCACAGCAACCCAAATAGTAACCATTAATAATGTTTACTTGACACAAGGTGAACAAGTGCTTAAACTATACTTTGATAAAG